One window of the Ictidomys tridecemlineatus isolate mIctTri1 chromosome 11, mIctTri1.hap1, whole genome shotgun sequence genome contains the following:
- the LOC106145208 gene encoding TMF-regulated nuclear protein 1: MPGCRISACGPGAQEGTAEPGSPPPPPREPLSPLQPPPPTPTLTPTPAQSRPLPEAAQASAAQAEGQELQRWRQGASGGAGVTGAAGGAGGGSGAAAGAGGRALELAEARRRLLEVEGRRRLVSELESRVLQLHRVFLAAELRLAHRAESLSRLSGGVAQAELYLAAHGSRLKKGSRRGRRGRPPALLASALGLGSCVPWGAGRLRRGHGPEPDSPFRRSPPRGPASPQR, from the coding sequence ATGCCGGGCTGCCGCATCAGCGCTTGCGGCCCTGGGGCTCAGGAAGGGACGGCAGAACCGGGGTCCCCCCCGCCGCCGCCCCGGGAGCCCCTGTCGCCCCTTCAGCCCCCGCCCCCAACTCCGACCTTGACCCCGACCCCAGCTCAGTCCCGGCCGCTGCCGGAGGCGGCCCAGGCGTCAGCTGCGCAGGCCGAGGGTCAGGAGCTGCAGCGCTGGCGCCAGGGCGCTAGTGGGGGCGCTGGGGTCACCGGGGCGGCAGGGGGCGCCGGCGGTGGCTCGGGAGCTGCGGCGGGGGCTGGGGGCCGCGCGCTGGAGCTGGCCGAAGCGCGGCGGCGGCTGTTGGAGGTGGAGGGCCGCCGGCGGCTGGTGTCGGAGCTGGAGAGCCGCGTGCTGCAGCTACACCGAGTCTTTCTGGCCGCCGAGCTGCGCCTGGCACACCGCGCAGAGAGCCTGAGCCGCCTGAGCGGCGGCGTGGCGCAGGCCGAGCTCTATCTGGCGGCGCACGGGTCGCGCCTCAAGAAGGGCTCGCGTCGTGGCCGCCGCGGCCGCCCTCCGGCGCTGTTGGCCTCTGCTCTCGGCCTGGGGAGCTGCGTACCCTGGGGCGCCGGGCGGCTGCGGCGCGGCCACGGCCCCGAGCCCGACTCGCCCTTCCGCCGCAGCCCGCCCCGCGGCCCCGCTTCCCCCCAACGCTGA